A part of Campylobacter ureolyticus ACS-301-V-Sch3b genomic DNA contains:
- a CDS encoding relaxase/mobilization nuclease domain-containing protein, with protein MSYFFHLVRAGRTKYTKSQHKYVSFSGGGFSKAGTSFSKNNFSKQSVIKMISNLPQTSIKRCIDYTLKNSIDGLAIDENGDKVSSDEIMKGWSKDFGKNLNSKDAWHLIFSINEPCNDEKKLNALCDAVKDTLGTNFTGHKYAFVLHTHQNNPHVHVVLNKRNIFTNKKIHFNSKAEIKDFFDEARTNFAFSLGARGLKYENKNSLSKDLKLEFSKIKSSVRLEVDDYTAKDKLQDYYFNMEDKNKEIYKTTKNKIETMNDELNILKKQNAELLALFLQYVKKKNKRSYKLAKQLKENNQIIYKKNKALLNEINKLDKISYKTNQINEMKMANYKDRSQALVLLENFKYNYHKLYPKGKNATKSDFENYKKACRAIAIYRKRQGDDAIKYFDDSLMASRMIGKNNSLFKLGKKLEILDKSLYLLEHSNLSDDDKKGYKKRLNDNKEFIIDIAKDRFNFVQNKLLKADKIDRNNFLFKEYFKGVAVLNVTPDDELLKIRNKQVLMKDILKDNSYHRNNNTIKKDKFNSIEKSRGGRE; from the coding sequence TTGAGTTACTTTTTTCATCTAGTTAGAGCTGGACGAACTAAATACACAAAAAGTCAACACAAGTATGTTTCTTTTAGTGGTGGTGGATTTTCAAAAGCTGGGACTTCTTTTTCAAAAAATAATTTTTCAAAGCAATCAGTTATAAAAATGATTTCAAATTTGCCACAAACTTCCATTAAAAGATGTATTGATTATACTTTAAAAAATTCTATTGATGGACTTGCTATTGATGAGAATGGCGACAAGGTAAGCAGTGATGAGATAATGAAAGGTTGGAGCAAAGATTTTGGCAAAAATTTAAACTCAAAAGATGCATGGCATTTGATTTTTTCAATTAATGAGCCATGCAATGATGAGAAAAAATTAAATGCTTTATGTGATGCTGTTAAGGATACTTTGGGAACAAATTTTACAGGTCATAAATACGCTTTTGTTTTACACACTCATCAAAACAATCCACATGTCCATGTTGTTTTAAATAAGAGAAATATTTTTACAAATAAAAAAATTCACTTTAATTCCAAAGCTGAGATTAAAGATTTCTTTGATGAAGCTAGAACAAATTTTGCTTTTTCTTTGGGAGCTAGAGGACTTAAATATGAAAATAAAAACTCACTTTCAAAAGATTTAAAATTAGAGTTTTCAAAGATAAAATCAAGTGTTAGGCTTGAAGTTGATGATTATACTGCTAAGGATAAATTGCAAGATTATTATTTCAACATGGAGGATAAAAATAAAGAAATTTATAAAACTACTAAAAATAAAATTGAGACTATGAATGATGAATTAAATATCCTTAAAAAGCAAAATGCCGAGCTTTTGGCGTTATTCTTACAATATGTAAAAAAGAAAAATAAAAGATCTTATAAACTAGCTAAACAATTAAAAGAAAATAATCAAATAATTTATAAAAAGAATAAAGCTCTTTTAAATGAAATTAATAAACTTGATAAAATTTCATATAAAACTAATCAAATTAATGAGATGAAAATGGCTAATTATAAAGACAGATCACAGGCTCTTGTATTGCTTGAAAATTTTAAATACAACTATCATAAACTCTATCCAAAGGGCAAGAATGCTACAAAATCTGACTTTGAAAATTATAAAAAAGCATGTAGGGCAATTGCAATTTACCGTAAAAGGCAAGGTGATGATGCTATAAAATACTTTGATGATAGTTTGATGGCTTCTAGGATGATTGGTAAAAATAATAGTCTTTTTAAACTTGGTAAAAAACTTGAAATTTTAGATAAAAGCTTATATTTGCTGGAGCATTCAAATTTGAGTGATGATGACAAAAAGGGCTATAAAAAGCGTTTAAATGATAATAAGGAGTTTATTATTGATATTGCTAAAGACCGCTTTAATTTCGTGCAAAATAAGCTTTTAAAGGCTGATAAAATTGATAGAAATAATTTTTTATTTAAAGAGTATTTTAAAGGTGTGGCTGTGCTTAATGTAACGCCTGATGATGAGCTTTTAAAGATAAGAAATAAGCAAGTCCTTATGAAAGATATTTTAAAAGATAACTCATACCATAGAAATAATAACACAATTAAAAAAGATAAATTTAATAGTATTGAAAAAAGCAGAGGTGGTAGAGAATAG
- a CDS encoding type II toxin-antitoxin system RelE/ParE family toxin, which produces MQIKYNKKFEKRTDEIVSFIWKDSPANAVKFYDGLLEAIEKITFMPYKHRKSTAFNNQQIRDLIFKNYVIPFYIDEKSNSIEILSIYGRNLP; this is translated from the coding sequence ATGCAAATTAAGTATAATAAAAAATTTGAAAAGAGAACTGATGAAATAGTAAGCTTCATATGGAAAGATAGTCCAGCAAATGCTGTTAAATTCTATGATGGCTTATTAGAAGCCATAGAAAAAATAACTTTCATGCCATACAAACATAGAAAAAGCACAGCCTTTAATAATCAACAAATCCGTGATTTAATTTTTAAAAATTATGTAATACCATTTTATATAGATGAAAAAAGTAACTCAATAGAAATTTTATCAATTTATGGCAGAAATTTACCCTAA
- a CDS encoding DUF86 domain-containing protein gives MSNKVIRRLKLAIEKIDQINEICKTKGISEALEDELLTKPAIMKHFDVIHQQFKKIEEEGNKEALNGLKEKDLKGIRDIRNFSSHDYDNINKNIVKDAIEKELPSLKEDLQKIVKEKEKTICKDLEKKIDYLNKKQNILISQAKRDLVNSIKKQYAELQKNGINLDKSYVEKFKKISKDNLIERSR, from the coding sequence ATGTCTAATAAAGTCATTAGAAGATTAAAACTAGCTATTGAAAAAATAGATCAAATAAATGAAATTTGCAAAACAAAGGGCATTTCAGAAGCATTAGAAGATGAGTTACTCACAAAACCAGCCATTATGAAACATTTTGATGTAATACATCAGCAATTTAAGAAAATAGAAGAAGAGGGCAACAAAGAAGCATTAAATGGACTTAAAGAAAAAGATTTAAAAGGAATTAGAGATATTAGAAATTTTTCATCGCACGATTATGATAATATCAATAAAAATATTGTTAAAGATGCCATAGAAAAAGAGCTTCCAAGCCTCAAAGAAGATTTACAAAAAATCGTAAAAGAAAAAGAAAAAACAATATGCAAAGATTTAGAAAAGAAAATAGATTATTTAAACAAGAAACAAAATATTTTAATTTCACAAGCCAAAAGAGATCTTGTTAATAGTATTAAAAAACAATATGCTGAATTGCAAAAAAATGGAATCAATTTAGATAAAAGCTATGTTGAAAAATTTAAAAAAATATCCAAAGATAATTTAATAGAGAGATCAAGGTAA
- a CDS encoding nucleotidyltransferase family protein: MPILSQRQILEYLSEIKPQLKKDGINGIGLFGSYADGYADENSDIDIVVLADKEKFLYRLHAFKALDYLDQLKNKISKHFNKPVDICDFYSKQEIEKSKIVKGAIYV, encoded by the coding sequence ATGCCGATTTTATCACAAAGACAAATACTTGAATATTTATCTGAAATAAAACCTCAGTTAAAAAAAGATGGAATAAATGGAATTGGTCTTTTTGGAAGTTATGCTGACGGCTATGCAGATGAAAATTCAGATATTGATATAGTGGTTTTAGCAGATAAAGAAAAATTTTTATATAGACTACACGCATTTAAAGCACTTGACTATTTAGACCAATTAAAAAATAAAATTTCAAAACATTTTAATAAGCCAGTTGACATATGTGATTTTTATTCAAAACAAGAAATAGAAAAAAGCAAAATAGTAAAAGGAGCAATATATGTCTAA